The following are from one region of the Stenotrophomonas lactitubi genome:
- a CDS encoding endonuclease/exonuclease/phosphatase family protein produces MRQPIGIGRRLRVLGLAIALALPGLAAAAEPVAAANAAAVSEPGMSMVTFNLHHDREDWPSRRRTIVAELKRLQPDAIALQEVIQKRNVRNQAQWLASQLGYRYVFVSTDPVGAPKRYGNALLTRRPILARGEHLLLPLDDYRTVAHLRIDVDGKPVNVYATHLNERSDDAGQRIRRSQVEDLLRFIAGSAAGAPVVIAGDFNALVDAGDLSELRSHYGDSYGSVHVNTDLAGVSTLNRHYYQAPSRIDHIFFQQDEMVAREAKILFDQPDDGGRWASDHYGVWTRLQFAPAN; encoded by the coding sequence ATGCGTCAACCGATCGGGATCGGCCGCCGTCTCCGCGTGCTGGGGCTGGCGATCGCGCTGGCCCTGCCGGGGCTGGCCGCAGCCGCTGAGCCGGTCGCCGCGGCGAACGCGGCGGCCGTCAGCGAGCCTGGCATGAGCATGGTGACGTTCAACCTGCACCATGACCGCGAGGATTGGCCCAGCCGCCGTCGCACGATCGTGGCTGAGCTCAAGCGCCTGCAGCCCGATGCCATCGCGCTGCAGGAAGTGATCCAGAAGCGCAACGTGCGCAACCAGGCGCAGTGGCTGGCCAGCCAGCTCGGTTACCGCTACGTATTCGTGTCCACCGATCCGGTGGGAGCGCCCAAGCGGTATGGCAATGCGCTGCTGACCCGGCGCCCGATCCTGGCCCGTGGCGAGCACCTGCTGCTGCCGCTGGATGACTACCGCACCGTGGCCCATCTGCGCATCGACGTGGACGGCAAGCCGGTCAATGTCTATGCCACCCATCTCAACGAGCGCAGTGACGACGCCGGCCAGCGCATCCGCCGCAGCCAGGTCGAGGACCTGCTGCGTTTCATTGCCGGCAGCGCTGCGGGTGCGCCGGTGGTGATTGCCGGCGACTTCAATGCACTGGTCGATGCCGGCGATCTGAGCGAGCTGCGCAGCCACTACGGCGACAGCTACGGCAGCGTGCACGTCAACACCGACCTGGCCGGTGTCAGTACGCTCAACCGTCACTACTACCAGGCGCCGTCGCGGATTGACCACATCTTCTTCCAACAGGACGAGATGGTCGCGCGCGAAGCGAAGATCCTGTTCGACCAGCCGGATGACGGCGGCCGTTGGGCGTCGGATCACTACGGGGTGTGGACCCGGCTGCAGTTCGCGCCGGCAAACTGA
- the zupT gene encoding zinc transporter ZupT, with translation MLQIPPENIWIALAVTLAAGLATAIGSLLVLFSRRPNPRLLAFGLAFAGGAMVYVSLSEILNKSIASFALAYGERTGFTYGTLAFLLGVVVIVLIDHFIPNPHDSLDKQDPAFRENSREYLKRVALLTSVAITAHNFPEGLATFFATLESPSVGMPLAFAIAIHNIPEGIAIAVPVYFATQNKFYAFAASLLSGLAEPVGAAIGYVLLSGSLSHATFGWVFGLIAGVMVFLALDELLPAAKRYAKGHETVYGLVAGMGTLAISLVLFKW, from the coding sequence ATGCTGCAGATTCCCCCCGAAAACATCTGGATCGCCCTGGCGGTCACCCTCGCTGCGGGCCTTGCCACCGCCATCGGCAGCCTGCTGGTGCTGTTCTCGCGCCGCCCCAACCCGCGCCTGCTGGCCTTCGGCCTGGCCTTTGCCGGCGGCGCGATGGTGTATGTCTCGCTGTCGGAGATCCTCAACAAATCCATCGCCTCGTTCGCGCTGGCCTATGGTGAGCGCACCGGCTTCACCTACGGCACCCTCGCCTTCCTGCTGGGCGTAGTGGTGATCGTGTTGATCGACCACTTCATTCCCAACCCGCATGACAGCCTGGACAAGCAAGACCCGGCGTTCCGCGAGAACAGCCGCGAATACCTGAAGCGGGTCGCCCTGCTGACTTCGGTGGCGATCACCGCGCACAACTTTCCGGAGGGGCTGGCGACGTTCTTCGCGACGCTGGAGAGCCCGTCGGTGGGCATGCCGCTGGCCTTCGCCATTGCCATCCACAACATTCCCGAGGGCATCGCCATTGCGGTGCCGGTGTACTTCGCCACGCAGAACAAGTTCTACGCGTTCGCCGCCAGCCTGTTGTCAGGCCTGGCCGAACCGGTCGGCGCAGCGATCGGCTATGTACTGCTGTCCGGCTCCCTGTCCCACGCCACATTCGGCTGGGTGTTCGGCCTGATCGCGGGGGTGATGGTGTTCCTGGCGCTGGACGAGCTGCTGCCGGCGGCGAAGCGCTACGCCAAAGGGCACGAGACCGTGTACGGGCTGGTGGCGGGCATGGGTACGCTGGCGATCAGCCTGGTGCTGTTCAAGTGGTGA
- a CDS encoding superoxide dismutase → MAYTLPKLPYAYDALEPHIDAATMEIHHTKHHQTYINNVNAALEGTEYADLPVEELVKKLKSLPENLQGPVRNNGGGHANHSLFWTVMAPNAGGNPVGDVAKAIDKDLGGFDKFKDAFTKAALTRFGSGWAWLSVTPDKKVVVESSGNQDSPLMEGNTPILGLDVWEHAYYLKYQNRRPEYIGAFFNVIDWNEVERRYQEAIA, encoded by the coding sequence ATGGCCTACACCCTGCCCAAGCTGCCCTACGCCTACGACGCGCTGGAACCGCATATCGATGCGGCGACGATGGAAATCCATCACACCAAGCATCACCAGACCTACATCAACAACGTCAACGCTGCGCTGGAAGGCACCGAGTACGCCGACCTGCCGGTCGAAGAACTGGTGAAGAAGCTGAAGTCGCTGCCGGAGAACCTGCAGGGTCCGGTGCGCAACAACGGTGGCGGTCACGCCAACCACTCGCTGTTCTGGACCGTGATGGCCCCGAACGCCGGCGGCAACCCGGTCGGTGATGTGGCCAAGGCGATCGACAAGGACCTGGGCGGTTTCGACAAGTTCAAGGATGCCTTCACCAAGGCCGCGCTGACCCGTTTCGGCAGTGGCTGGGCGTGGCTGAGCGTGACCCCGGACAAGAAGGTCGTGGTCGAAAGCAGCGGCAACCAGGACAGCCCGTTGATGGAAGGCAACACCCCGATCCTCGGTCTGGACGTGTGGGAACACGCGTACTACCTGAAGTATCAGAACCGCCGTCCGGAATACATCGGCGCGTTCTTCAACGTCATCGACTGGAATGAAGTCGAGCGTCGTTACCAGGAAGCGATCGCCTGA
- a CDS encoding Rne/Rng family ribonuclease, whose protein sequence is MKRMLINATQAEELRVAIVDGQSLYDIDIEQPSKEQKKSNIYKGRIFRIEPSLEAAFVEYGGGRHGFLPLKEISRDYFQAGVDHNKAGIRELLREGQEIVVQVDKEERGNKGAALTTFISLAGRYMVLMPNSPSAGGVSRRIEGEDRAALKDALDKLNIPDEMGVIIRTAGVGRDAEELQWDLDYLLNVWRAIAEAALSKPAPFLIYQESRLIVRALRDYLRADIGEILVDTEEMYEHAKEFMQQVMPQTLRKLKHYKDDIPLFNRFQIESQIEGAYERNVRLPSGGSIVVDQTEALTAVDVNSSRATKGSDIEDTAFQTNLEAAEEVARQLRLRDLGGLVVIDFIDMASNKHQREVENRLANALKYDRARVQVGRISRFGLLEMSRQRLRPSLGESSQIVCPRCDGHGRMRSVESLSLSIIRVAEEHAMKENTGQVLVQAPVEIANYLLNEKRGALGEIEKRHEAPIVIVADEQLHTPHYTVTRLRDNELGEESGKPSYQRGTPRKLPVHALTKGQLNIPPPMVTQVKHNSPAPVRDEVEPTAAPAPAPVAAVAPAAAASGGVVGWLKRIFGGEPAPAPAPAPAARQQQDGGRRDRNKDRNKDRKDRREDSRGNGGNGNAQQQKDGGNRKDRGEQRKDGRNGGNQANGNGNGQQQPQQQGKPKDAQQQPQQNKPRNEQGQGQGQGQSQQQPKLKQPKQPRPQDGDKPAEKPQRAAAEAPADVVTAAAAVATTTAVAATVAVQEEKALAPAVATENVVDTVAAVDTTAAATDAEVVVATGATEEAAADAAGDQTGEGATRRRRGRRGGRRRRRGGAENAAGGDVLGDDLDDGDDAEGDDNDGDSVEHSAQASVDAPVAAAQPSRSQPEFDFDDEVEPAAADAGKPARAPVAVAAAVAPVAAVSSAVVEAAAPVAATVQTPAPLEAVAKVEPTPSPVQTSMLDAIDAATPVQPAPEAAPVIEAKPPVVETAVAIEAAPVAEPTAVVEAAPVAEPKPVVADVAPVVEAAPAVEPKAAVEVAPVVEQPATPVAVEAAPVETAAPVAEPVVPAAVDPIADGHADAAAQAADAQASEEDEDAGKRTPPAA, encoded by the coding sequence ATGAAGCGAATGCTGATCAACGCCACGCAGGCTGAAGAGCTGCGTGTTGCCATCGTGGATGGCCAGTCGTTGTATGACATCGACATCGAGCAGCCGTCCAAGGAACAGAAGAAGTCCAACATCTACAAGGGCCGGATCTTCCGCATCGAGCCCTCGCTGGAAGCGGCCTTCGTTGAATACGGTGGCGGCCGCCACGGCTTCCTGCCGCTGAAGGAAATCTCCCGCGATTACTTCCAGGCCGGTGTCGACCACAACAAGGCCGGCATCCGCGAGCTGCTGAGGGAAGGCCAGGAAATCGTCGTCCAGGTGGACAAGGAAGAACGTGGCAACAAGGGCGCTGCCCTGACCACGTTCATCTCCCTGGCCGGCCGCTACATGGTGCTGATGCCGAATTCGCCCAGCGCCGGCGGTGTCTCCCGTCGCATCGAGGGTGAAGACCGGGCCGCCCTGAAGGACGCCCTGGACAAGCTGAACATCCCCGACGAAATGGGCGTCATCATCCGTACCGCCGGCGTCGGCCGCGATGCGGAAGAGCTGCAGTGGGATCTGGATTACCTGCTGAATGTCTGGCGCGCCATCGCCGAAGCTGCCCTGAGCAAGCCGGCCCCGTTCCTGATCTACCAGGAATCGCGCCTGATCGTGCGCGCCCTGCGTGACTACCTGCGCGCCGACATCGGCGAGATCCTGGTGGACACCGAGGAGATGTACGAGCACGCCAAGGAGTTCATGCAGCAGGTGATGCCGCAGACCCTGCGCAAGCTCAAGCATTACAAGGACGACATCCCGCTGTTCAACCGCTTCCAGATCGAATCGCAGATCGAAGGCGCCTACGAGCGCAACGTGCGCCTGCCGTCGGGCGGCTCGATCGTGGTCGACCAGACCGAAGCGCTGACTGCCGTCGACGTCAACTCCTCGCGCGCCACCAAGGGCAGCGACATCGAGGACACCGCGTTCCAGACCAACCTGGAAGCGGCCGAAGAAGTGGCCCGCCAGCTGCGCCTGCGCGATCTCGGCGGCCTGGTGGTGATCGATTTCATCGACATGGCGTCCAACAAGCACCAGCGCGAAGTCGAGAACCGTCTGGCGAATGCGCTCAAGTACGACCGTGCACGCGTGCAGGTCGGCCGCATCTCGCGCTTCGGCCTGCTGGAAATGAGCCGCCAGCGTCTGCGACCGAGCCTGGGCGAATCCAGTCAGATCGTCTGCCCGCGTTGCGACGGCCATGGCCGCATGCGCAGCGTCGAGTCGCTGTCGCTGTCGATCATCCGCGTCGCTGAGGAGCATGCGATGAAGGAGAACACCGGGCAGGTGCTGGTACAGGCCCCGGTGGAGATCGCCAATTACCTGCTGAACGAAAAGCGCGGCGCGCTGGGCGAAATCGAGAAGCGCCACGAGGCGCCGATCGTGATCGTTGCCGACGAGCAGCTGCACACCCCGCATTACACCGTCACCCGTCTGCGCGACAACGAACTGGGCGAGGAAAGCGGCAAGCCGAGCTACCAGCGCGGTACCCCGCGCAAGCTGCCGGTACACGCGCTGACCAAGGGCCAGCTGAACATCCCGCCGCCGATGGTGACCCAGGTCAAGCACAACTCCCCCGCCCCGGTGCGGGACGAAGTGGAACCGACCGCAGCGCCGGCACCCGCGCCGGTGGCCGCAGTGGCTCCGGCTGCCGCCGCCAGCGGTGGCGTGGTTGGCTGGCTGAAGCGCATCTTTGGCGGCGAGCCCGCTCCCGCTCCTGCACCGGCACCGGCCGCGCGCCAGCAGCAGGATGGCGGCCGCCGTGACCGCAACAAGGATCGCAACAAGGACCGCAAGGACCGTCGCGAGGACAGCCGTGGCAACGGCGGCAATGGCAATGCGCAGCAGCAGAAGGACGGCGGCAACCGCAAGGACCGCGGTGAGCAGCGCAAGGATGGCCGCAACGGCGGCAACCAGGCCAATGGCAATGGCAATGGCCAGCAGCAGCCGCAGCAGCAGGGCAAGCCGAAGGACGCCCAGCAGCAGCCGCAGCAGAACAAGCCGCGTAACGAACAGGGCCAGGGTCAGGGCCAGGGCCAAAGCCAGCAGCAGCCGAAGCTGAAGCAGCCGAAGCAGCCGCGCCCGCAGGACGGTGACAAGCCGGCCGAGAAGCCGCAGCGTGCCGCTGCCGAAGCCCCGGCCGACGTCGTGACCGCAGCAGCTGCCGTGGCCACCACGACCGCGGTTGCGGCCACGGTCGCGGTGCAGGAAGAGAAGGCACTGGCACCGGCCGTTGCTACTGAAAACGTGGTCGACACTGTCGCGGCCGTGGATACCACCGCCGCCGCGACCGACGCCGAGGTCGTGGTTGCGACCGGCGCTACCGAAGAGGCTGCAGCCGATGCCGCAGGCGATCAGACCGGCGAAGGCGCAACGCGCCGCCGCCGTGGTCGTCGCGGTGGTCGCCGTCGTCGTCGTGGTGGTGCCGAGAACGCCGCCGGAGGCGACGTGCTGGGTGATGACCTGGACGACGGTGATGATGCCGAGGGCGATGACAACGACGGCGATTCCGTCGAGCACAGCGCCCAGGCTTCGGTGGACGCCCCGGTTGCCGCCGCGCAGCCGTCGCGTTCGCAGCCGGAATTCGATTTCGATGACGAAGTCGAGCCGGCCGCCGCTGATGCCGGCAAGCCGGCACGTGCACCGGTTGCGGTAGCCGCCGCAGTTGCTCCGGTCGCTGCCGTCAGCAGTGCCGTGGTCGAAGCAGCCGCTCCGGTGGCAGCCACGGTGCAGACCCCGGCTCCGCTGGAAGCCGTCGCCAAGGTCGAACCGACCCCGTCGCCGGTGCAGACCAGCATGCTGGATGCCATCGACGCGGCGACGCCCGTGCAGCCCGCGCCTGAAGCGGCTCCGGTGATCGAGGCGAAGCCGCCGGTGGTCGAGACCGCTGTCGCGATCGAAGCAGCCCCGGTCGCTGAACCGACCGCGGTGGTCGAAGCCGCTCCGGTGGCCGAGCCGAAGCCGGTGGTAGCCGACGTCGCGCCGGTGGTGGAAGCTGCTCCGGCAGTCGAACCGAAGGCCGCGGTTGAAGTCGCCCCGGTCGTCGAGCAGCCGGCAACGCCGGTGGCTGTCGAAGCCGCACCGGTGGAAACCGCTGCACCGGTCGCCGAGCCGGTCGTACCGGCGGCGGTCGACCCGATCGCCGATGGCCACGCCGACGCTGCCGCACAGGCCGCCGACGCGCAGGCTTCGGAAGAAGACGAAGACGCCGGCAAGCGCACGCCGCCTGCCGCCTGA
- a CDS encoding barstar family protein — translation MSHDDFGLGLHDINNAGVYAIDTSDISALSAAMRDADLKVIRIDLDGVSDKRTLLARLAAQLDFPAGFGGNWDALADNLRDLQWLPANGYALFLADVDALRAGAGAGKEFDTLLDILDEASRDWVGRDVPFWVFLSQSA, via the coding sequence ATGAGCCACGATGATTTCGGCCTCGGCCTGCATGACATCAACAATGCCGGCGTCTACGCGATCGACACCTCGGATATCAGCGCGCTGTCGGCAGCGATGCGCGATGCCGACCTGAAGGTGATCCGGATCGACCTGGATGGCGTGAGCGACAAGCGCACCCTGCTGGCACGGCTGGCCGCCCAGCTTGATTTCCCTGCCGGCTTCGGCGGCAACTGGGATGCACTGGCTGACAACCTGCGCGACCTGCAATGGCTACCGGCCAACGGGTACGCGCTGTTCCTGGCCGATGTCGATGCCCTGCGCGCCGGCGCCGGTGCAGGCAAGGAGTTCGACACGCTGCTGGACATCCTTGATGAAGCCAGCCGTGACTGGGTGGGCCGCGACGTCCCGTTCTGGGTATTCCTGTCGCAGAGCGCGTGA
- a CDS encoding NfuA family Fe-S biogenesis protein, with the protein MIQISDTAQTHFRKLIEREGVPGMGVRLSAVEPGTPRADARLEFAEPTDLLGDEWAVDCDGFTLYVDATSVGWLDGAEIDIVPGTAGTQQLTIKAPRIKGEAPGDAASLVERVHWVVENEVNPQLASHGGKVAVQEVSAEGVVLLRFGGGCQGCGMADVTLKQGIEKTLMGRVPGVTAVRDATDHDSGHAPYIPRGNAA; encoded by the coding sequence ATGATCCAGATCTCCGACACTGCCCAGACCCATTTCCGCAAGCTGATCGAACGCGAGGGCGTGCCCGGCATGGGCGTGCGCTTGAGTGCGGTCGAACCCGGAACCCCGCGTGCCGACGCCCGGCTGGAGTTCGCCGAGCCGACCGACCTGCTCGGCGACGAGTGGGCGGTGGACTGTGATGGCTTCACGCTCTATGTCGACGCCACCAGCGTTGGCTGGCTCGACGGCGCGGAGATCGACATCGTGCCCGGTACGGCCGGCACCCAGCAGCTGACGATCAAAGCGCCGCGGATCAAGGGCGAAGCGCCCGGCGATGCCGCCTCGCTGGTCGAACGTGTGCATTGGGTGGTGGAGAACGAAGTCAATCCGCAGCTCGCCTCGCATGGCGGCAAGGTGGCCGTGCAGGAAGTCTCGGCCGAAGGCGTGGTGCTGCTGCGCTTCGGCGGTGGCTGCCAGGGTTGCGGCATGGCCGACGTCACCCTCAAGCAGGGCATCGAGAAGACCCTGATGGGCCGTGTGCCTGGAGTGACCGCCGTGCGTGACGCCACCGATCACGACAGCGGCCACGCCCCGTATATTCCGCGCGGCAACGCCGCCTGA
- a CDS encoding RluA family pseudouridine synthase: protein MTAQDPTKPAGDKPSVRMITVPADRAGQRLDNFLLGQLKGAPRSLVYKLVRSGQVRVNGGRAKAERKLEAGDEVRIPPVRLTEEGDKAGPPEAFMRRLEQAIVFEDARLLALNKPTGVASHGGSGISFGAIETLRALRPGQTLELVHRLDRDTSGLLIVAKKRSALSELQALLREDHGSGIRKRYLTLLAGRMPDGVMTVDAPLHVGLRQGGERHVQVNAIGKESISHFRVLERKGGHSYCEVRIETGRTHQIRVHAQHLGHPVAGDDKYGDPAVNKRLREQIGLKRLFLHAASLEFALDDGKSPYVLSAPLADELVEALDRLK from the coding sequence ATGACTGCACAAGACCCTACCAAGCCGGCCGGCGACAAGCCTTCCGTGCGCATGATCACCGTTCCGGCCGACCGTGCCGGCCAGCGCCTGGACAATTTCCTGCTCGGCCAGCTCAAGGGTGCCCCGCGCAGCCTTGTCTACAAGCTGGTCCGCAGCGGCCAGGTGCGCGTCAATGGCGGCCGCGCCAAGGCCGAGCGCAAGCTGGAGGCTGGCGACGAAGTGCGGATACCGCCCGTTCGTCTCACTGAAGAGGGAGACAAGGCGGGTCCACCCGAGGCGTTCATGCGTCGGCTGGAGCAGGCCATCGTTTTCGAAGACGCCCGCCTGCTGGCGCTGAACAAGCCGACCGGCGTCGCCAGCCATGGCGGCAGCGGCATCAGCTTCGGCGCCATCGAGACCCTGCGCGCCCTGCGCCCCGGGCAGACCCTGGAGCTGGTCCACCGGCTGGACCGTGACACCTCGGGCCTGTTGATCGTGGCCAAGAAGCGTTCGGCGCTGAGCGAGCTGCAGGCGCTGCTGCGTGAAGACCACGGCTCCGGCATCCGCAAGCGCTACCTGACCCTGCTTGCCGGGCGCATGCCGGATGGTGTGATGACGGTCGATGCGCCATTGCACGTAGGCCTGCGCCAGGGCGGCGAGCGCCATGTGCAGGTCAATGCGATCGGCAAGGAATCCATCAGCCATTTCCGGGTGCTGGAGCGCAAGGGTGGCCATTCCTACTGCGAAGTACGCATCGAAACCGGCCGCACTCACCAGATCCGTGTGCATGCCCAGCATCTGGGACATCCTGTGGCCGGAGACGACAAATACGGCGATCCTGCAGTCAACAAGCGGCTTCGTGAGCAGATCGGGCTGAAGCGCCTGTTCCTGCATGCTGCGTCACTGGAGTTCGCGCTGGACGACGGCAAGAGCCCATATGTGCTGAGTGCGCCGCTGGCGGATGAGCTGGTCGAGGCGCTGGACAGGCTGAAGTAG
- a CDS encoding guanyl-specific ribonuclease, with protein sequence MRNPRLLITAIALLLLGLVVNHFLQRPPPPQFAPDLQSTPAASAPAVRSNGTDSGLPAFLPAEARQTIALIQRGGPFPHRQDGSTFGNREQQLPQRPRGYYREYTVDTPGAGNRGARRIVTGGNPPDAWYYTDDHYESFRSFTVPASGERP encoded by the coding sequence ATGCGCAACCCCCGGCTGTTGATCACCGCCATCGCCCTGCTGCTGCTCGGCCTGGTCGTCAATCATTTCCTGCAGCGGCCGCCGCCGCCGCAGTTCGCGCCTGACCTGCAGAGCACGCCGGCCGCCAGTGCACCCGCGGTGCGCAGCAACGGCACTGACAGCGGCCTGCCCGCCTTCCTGCCGGCCGAAGCCCGCCAGACCATCGCGCTGATCCAGCGCGGCGGCCCGTTCCCGCATCGCCAGGACGGCAGCACCTTCGGCAACCGCGAACAACAACTGCCACAGCGTCCGCGCGGTTACTACCGCGAGTACACCGTCGACACGCCTGGCGCGGGCAACCGCGGTGCGCGGCGCATCGTCACCGGTGGCAACCCGCCCGATGCCTGGTACTACACCGATGACCACTACGAATCGTTCCGCAGCTTCACCGTACCGGCCTCAGGAGAACGTCCATGA
- a CDS encoding energy transducer TonB, with the protein MNVRLLSLSLLAATSLAGCGTSEPPAAPAAAPTEVAAVKTPPPQYPLELACTGVGGTSTFKVVIGTDGKPSEVTLLTGAGNPQLDDLAKTAVQGWQFKAATRNGEAVPATIQVPVSFNPPQPKPDQCFAIEESLRRGG; encoded by the coding sequence ATGAACGTGCGATTGCTGAGCCTGTCCCTGCTTGCCGCGACCAGCCTGGCCGGCTGCGGCACCTCCGAGCCGCCGGCAGCGCCGGCTGCGGCCCCCACCGAAGTGGCTGCGGTGAAGACCCCGCCGCCGCAATACCCGCTTGAACTGGCCTGCACCGGCGTGGGCGGCACCAGCACCTTCAAGGTGGTGATCGGCACCGACGGCAAGCCCAGCGAGGTCACCCTGCTGACCGGCGCGGGCAACCCGCAGCTGGACGATCTGGCCAAGACCGCCGTGCAGGGCTGGCAGTTCAAGGCCGCCACCCGCAATGGCGAGGCCGTGCCGGCCACGATCCAGGTGCCGGTCAGCTTCAACCCGCCGCAGCCGAAGCCGGACCAGTGCTTCGCCATCGAAGAAAGCCTGCGCCGCGGCGGCTGA
- a CDS encoding 4a-hydroxytetrahydrobiopterin dehydratase yields the protein MADLIPLAQAHCVPRKGSDHKLGEARLAELLPQVPGWELAEAGQALVRTFRFKDYYATMAFVNALAWIAHGEDHHPDLGVHYDRAVVRYSTHDVGGLSENDFICAAKTSALTEQLK from the coding sequence ATGGCCGACCTGATTCCGCTGGCGCAGGCCCATTGCGTGCCGCGCAAAGGCAGCGACCACAAGCTGGGCGAGGCCCGCCTGGCCGAACTGTTGCCGCAGGTTCCCGGCTGGGAGCTGGCCGAGGCCGGCCAGGCGCTGGTGCGCACGTTCCGCTTCAAGGATTACTACGCCACCATGGCCTTCGTGAACGCGCTGGCCTGGATCGCCCACGGCGAGGACCATCACCCGGACCTCGGCGTCCACTACGACCGTGCCGTCGTCCGCTACTCCACCCACGACGTGGGCGGCCTGAGCGAGAACGACTTCATCTGCGCAGCGAAGACTTCGGCCCTGACGGAGCAACTGAAATGA